A genomic region of Rheinheimera sp. MMS21-TC3 contains the following coding sequences:
- a CDS encoding aspartoacylase, whose translation MSSKTLDTIKQVAIVGGVHGNEFSGIYLIKRYQAQPDLMTRASFNTETVWANPEAHYANKRYLHSDLNRQFKSLDLADMTLANYEQSRAKVLNAQLGPKGNARTDLVIDLHNTTSNMGACLILTQAGEFYNKMAAYVKMQMPEAIISRDEDHIAAQDHALMCTLGRYGVLVEVGPQSQSVLRQDILDLMHQMTQHILDFVQLYNTNTLPKLPKKTEAYRYLHSIKLPMNEQGERLGMVHKNIQDNDYQPINPSDPLFTLFDGTVLYYEGETTVYPTFINEAAYYDNNLAMSLNEKVIITLADD comes from the coding sequence ATGAGTTCTAAAACGCTTGATACCATTAAGCAAGTGGCTATTGTTGGTGGCGTGCATGGTAATGAATTTTCAGGTATTTATTTAATAAAACGCTATCAAGCCCAGCCAGACCTAATGACACGTGCCAGTTTTAACACTGAAACAGTTTGGGCTAATCCTGAAGCGCATTATGCTAACAAACGTTATTTACACAGTGATTTAAATCGCCAATTTAAAAGCCTTGATTTGGCGGATATGACCTTAGCTAATTATGAACAAAGCCGAGCTAAAGTATTAAATGCTCAGCTTGGGCCCAAAGGCAATGCTAGAACAGACTTGGTAATAGATTTACATAACACAACCAGTAATATGGGCGCTTGTTTAATTCTAACTCAAGCCGGTGAGTTTTATAATAAAATGGCCGCTTACGTTAAAATGCAGATGCCAGAGGCTATTATCTCCCGTGATGAAGATCATATTGCTGCACAAGATCATGCGCTAATGTGTACTTTAGGTCGTTATGGCGTTTTAGTTGAAGTGGGGCCGCAATCGCAATCGGTTTTACGCCAAGATATTTTAGACCTAATGCACCAAATGACTCAGCATATTCTAGATTTTGTACAGCTGTACAACACAAATACCTTGCCCAAATTACCCAAAAAAACAGAGGCATATCGCTATTTGCACAGTATTAAATTACCCATGAATGAGCAAGGCGAGCGCTTAGGTATGGTGCATAAAAATATTCAAGATAACGATTATCAGCCCATTAATCCAAGTGATCCACTTTTTACCTTATTTGATGGTACTGTGCTTTATTATGAAGGCGAGACTACGGTTTATCCAACCTTTATTAATGAAGCGGCTTATTATGATAATAACTTAGCTATGTCGTTAAATGAGAAGGTTATTATTACTTTAGCCGATGACTAA
- a CDS encoding bacterioferritin-associated ferredoxin — translation MYVCLCKGVTDKAIKQKVAEGLCTMRELKLCLGVGSQCGKCSCQASQILHNELVANHNLAAAEDLATPAA, via the coding sequence ATGTACGTTTGTTTATGTAAGGGTGTAACAGATAAGGCAATTAAACAAAAAGTTGCAGAAGGACTGTGCACTATGCGTGAGCTTAAATTATGTTTAGGTGTGGGTAGTCAATGCGGTAAATGTAGCTGCCAAGCGTCACAAATTTTACATAATGAGCTTGTTGCTAATCATAACCTAGCTGCAGCAGAAGATTTAGCTACCCCGGCTGCGTAA
- the rsxD gene encoding electron transport complex subunit RsxD gives MSFKIASSPHQRLQRSTAQIMRLVMLACIPGIMVQAILFGYGVIIQLILAITTALLSEAIVMLLRNKAVWPRLRDNSAMLTAVLLAIAIPPYAPWWLVIIGTAFAIIMVKQLYGGLGNNLFNPAMAGYVLLLISFPVQMTQWLPPASLQAIALSPTDAVCVIFNQFSCSGFSLQQLQSTADGITMATPLDTLRTDISRGMTLSESLQKPIFYAFAGSGWLWVNLAYLLGGLALIQLKVISWRIPAAILISLSVFSAIGSLAAPDTLASPLFHLFSGSTMLAAFFIATDPVSAATTNKGRLWYGALIGLTVYLIRTYGGYPDAYAFAVLIANMAVPLIDYYTRPRTYGHKQPRPKND, from the coding sequence ATGAGTTTTAAAATAGCCAGTTCTCCACACCAGCGTTTACAGCGCAGCACGGCACAAATTATGCGTTTAGTTATGCTAGCTTGTATTCCCGGTATTATGGTCCAAGCTATTTTGTTTGGTTATGGTGTTATTATTCAATTAATACTAGCAATAACCACCGCCTTACTAAGTGAAGCTATTGTTATGCTACTTAGAAATAAAGCAGTTTGGCCTAGATTGCGTGACAACAGTGCCATGCTAACGGCTGTGTTACTTGCTATTGCCATACCGCCCTATGCACCTTGGTGGTTAGTTATTATAGGTACTGCTTTTGCCATTATTATGGTCAAACAATTATATGGCGGCTTAGGCAATAACTTATTTAATCCAGCTATGGCAGGCTATGTATTATTGCTTATCTCTTTTCCGGTCCAAATGACGCAATGGCTACCGCCTGCTTCATTACAAGCTATAGCCTTAAGCCCTACCGATGCCGTTTGCGTAATTTTCAATCAGTTTAGTTGCAGCGGCTTTAGTTTACAGCAATTACAGTCAACAGCTGATGGTATAACAATGGCAACCCCATTAGACACCCTGCGCACTGATATTAGCCGAGGCATGACTTTAAGCGAAAGCTTACAAAAACCTATATTCTATGCTTTTGCCGGTAGTGGTTGGTTATGGGTTAATTTAGCCTATTTACTGGGCGGCTTAGCTCTGATTCAACTTAAAGTCATTAGCTGGCGCATTCCTGCGGCTATTTTAATTAGCCTAAGTGTTTTTAGTGCTATAGGTAGCTTAGCAGCACCTGACACCTTAGCTAGCCCACTATTTCATTTATTTAGTGGTAGTACTATGTTGGCTGCTTTTTTCATTGCTACTGATCCGGTGTCAGCTGCTACAACCAATAAAGGGAGGCTCTGGTACGGAGCCTTAATTGGCTTAACCGTATACTTAATTCGTACTTATGGTGGTTACCCTGATGCTTATGCTTTTGCGGTATTAATTGCTAATATGGCCGTTCCTCTTATTGATTATTATACCCGCCCTCGCACTTATGGGCACAAGCAACCGAGGCCTAAAAATGATTAA
- a CDS encoding electron transport complex subunit E, translating to MSNFKQLTIQGLWKNNPGLVQLLGLCPLLAVTATITNALGLGVATLLVLLFSNIAVSLVRNHVAAEIRIPVFVLIIASLVTVVQLLMNAYTFGLYQSLGIFIPLIVTNCAIIGRAEAFASKNAVLPSAIDGFMMGLGFLLVLVVLGALREILGQGTLFDGADLLLGDWAKVLRIELFQVDSHFLLAMLPPGAFIGMGLLIALKNIIDNRLQQREASAAKISRARVTGAVQ from the coding sequence ATGAGTAACTTTAAACAGTTAACTATACAAGGCTTATGGAAAAACAACCCAGGTTTAGTTCAGTTATTAGGCTTATGTCCTTTATTAGCCGTAACTGCCACTATTACTAATGCTTTAGGTTTAGGCGTCGCGACTTTATTAGTATTACTGTTTTCTAACATAGCAGTATCTTTGGTTCGTAATCATGTCGCAGCAGAAATTCGTATTCCGGTCTTTGTGTTAATTATTGCAAGTTTAGTTACTGTTGTGCAATTGCTAATGAATGCTTATACCTTTGGTTTATATCAATCTTTAGGTATTTTTATTCCTTTAATTGTCACTAACTGCGCCATTATTGGCCGAGCAGAAGCCTTTGCTTCAAAAAACGCAGTACTACCTTCTGCTATAGATGGTTTTATGATGGGCTTAGGTTTTTTATTAGTGCTAGTCGTATTAGGTGCATTGCGAGAAATCCTCGGCCAAGGCACTTTATTTGATGGCGCCGATCTTTTACTGGGTGACTGGGCAAAAGTATTGCGTATTGAACTATTCCAAGTTGATAGTCACTTTTTGTTAGCTATGCTACCACCTGGTGCCTTTATTGGTATGGGGCTGTTAATTGCCTTAAAAAACATTATTGATAATAGACTTCAACAACGTGAAGCCAGTGCGGCTAAAATTTCACGGGCACGTGTCACAGGTGCAGTACAATAA
- the rsxC gene encoding electron transport complex subunit RsxC, which produces MQSLFEQIKSGMLWDFHGGVHPPSRKSQTNQKPIAQLPIPDRLYLPLRQHIGIAGQLLVKVGDKVLKGQALTSADNAMTVPIHAPTSGEVINIGPHSSAHPSALPEMTLTLAPDGLDEWRPRQPLNLNTADKLTLLNRIHDSGIAGMGGAGFPTHLKVGSSKPIDYLIINAAECEPYITADDMLMQEAATTIVKGIDILCHLLQPKAVLIAIEDDKPIAIAAMSAACNQRDNYWVRSLSTKYPSGGEKQLIQLLTGAEVPTGRRPLDIGIVMQNVGTVFAVAQAVLDDHPLISRIVTVAGDTLNQPQNVIALLGTPVVDLLNLCGFSAQPKQRVIMGGPMMGFTLPSLDVPIIKSSNCILAPTATELPAAENETDCIRCSACADACPASLLPQQLLWYSKAQDAEKLNEYNLFDCIECGACAYVCPSEIPLVQYYRVAKAELREQQQDAIKAEQAKARFDARNERLEREKLERQQRNEQLAAARAKQQQASGKASAVADALARIKAKAANKQTAPAELDKEDIIAQRELKKQQAREYQRAKQASSQAEPVAKDTSLNQDAETDPRKAAIAAAIARAKAKKQNDEESAPAKTVEVTTNQEQATADVTADAASDPRKAAIAAAIARAKAKKQKDEESAPAKTVEATTNQEQATADVTADAASDPRKAAIAAAIARAKAKKQADNQS; this is translated from the coding sequence GTGCAAAGTTTATTTGAACAAATTAAATCTGGCATGTTATGGGATTTTCATGGTGGGGTGCATCCTCCTAGCAGAAAAAGCCAAACTAATCAAAAACCTATAGCACAATTGCCTATACCTGATCGTTTATATTTACCGTTAAGGCAACATATTGGTATTGCCGGCCAATTATTAGTTAAAGTTGGTGATAAAGTATTAAAAGGCCAAGCATTAACTTCTGCAGATAATGCCATGACAGTGCCAATACATGCTCCTACTTCTGGTGAGGTAATTAATATAGGGCCTCATAGTAGTGCTCACCCTTCGGCTTTGCCTGAAATGACCTTAACCCTAGCACCAGATGGCTTAGATGAATGGCGGCCAAGACAACCGCTAAACCTTAATACAGCGGATAAACTAACTTTACTTAATCGTATTCATGATAGTGGTATTGCCGGTATGGGCGGCGCGGGTTTTCCTACCCATTTAAAGGTTGGCTCAAGCAAACCCATTGATTATCTGATTATTAATGCTGCTGAATGCGAGCCCTATATCACAGCTGATGATATGTTAATGCAAGAAGCCGCTACTACTATTGTTAAGGGTATCGATATTCTGTGTCATTTACTGCAACCCAAAGCAGTACTTATTGCCATTGAAGATGATAAACCTATAGCAATAGCGGCTATGTCTGCAGCTTGTAATCAGCGCGATAATTATTGGGTGCGCAGCCTGTCCACTAAATATCCTTCAGGCGGTGAGAAGCAACTAATACAGCTTTTAACCGGCGCTGAAGTACCAACCGGCCGTCGGCCTTTAGATATTGGCATTGTGATGCAAAATGTTGGTACTGTGTTTGCTGTAGCCCAAGCGGTACTGGATGACCACCCTTTAATCTCTCGTATTGTGACCGTGGCTGGCGACACCTTAAATCAACCACAAAATGTTATTGCCTTACTTGGCACCCCTGTAGTTGATTTACTTAATCTTTGCGGTTTTAGCGCCCAACCTAAACAAAGAGTTATTATGGGCGGCCCTATGATGGGCTTTACCTTGCCTAGTTTAGATGTACCTATTATTAAATCGAGTAATTGTATTTTAGCGCCAACAGCAACAGAGTTACCTGCTGCTGAAAATGAAACCGACTGTATACGTTGCAGCGCCTGTGCAGATGCCTGCCCCGCTTCATTATTACCTCAGCAATTATTATGGTATAGCAAAGCTCAAGATGCAGAGAAGTTAAATGAATATAACTTGTTCGATTGCATTGAATGTGGTGCCTGTGCCTATGTTTGCCCGAGTGAAATCCCATTAGTACAATACTATCGCGTGGCTAAAGCAGAGCTGAGGGAACAACAACAAGATGCGATAAAAGCAGAGCAAGCAAAAGCACGATTTGATGCTAGAAATGAGCGCTTAGAGCGTGAAAAACTAGAGCGCCAACAACGAAATGAACAACTTGCCGCGGCCAGAGCAAAACAACAACAAGCTAGTGGTAAAGCCAGCGCTGTAGCAGATGCCTTAGCAAGAATTAAAGCTAAAGCGGCAAATAAACAAACTGCTCCTGCTGAATTAGACAAAGAAGATATCATTGCGCAAAGAGAGCTTAAAAAGCAACAAGCTCGTGAATATCAGCGCGCTAAACAAGCCAGTAGCCAAGCAGAGCCTGTCGCTAAAGATACTAGCCTTAATCAAGATGCTGAAACAGACCCACGCAAAGCAGCTATTGCCGCAGCCATAGCTAGAGCTAAAGCTAAGAAGCAAAATGATGAAGAGTCAGCTCCGGCAAAGACTGTCGAAGTAACGACTAATCAAGAGCAAGCTACTGCCGATGTAACAGCCGACGCTGCATCTGACCCGCGTAAAGCGGCTATAGCAGCGGCCATAGCTAGAGCTAAAGCTAAAAAACAAAAAGATGAAGAGTCAGCTCCAGCAAAGACTGTCGAAGCAACGACTAATCAAGAGCAAGCTACTGCCGATGTAACAGCCGACGCAGCATCTGACCCGCGTAAAGCGGCTATAGCAGCGGCCATAGCTAGAGCTAAAGCCAAAAAACAAGCAGATAATCAATCATGA
- the nth gene encoding endonuclease III: MNKQKRIEILTRLRDANPNPTTELEYSSPFELLIAVLLSAQATDVGVNKATKHLFPIARTPQAMLDLGVDGLKEYIKTIGLFNTKAENTIKTCRMLVNLHQGQVPEDRAALEALPGVGRKTANVVLNTAFGWPTIAVDTHIFRVSNRTKLATGKNVDEVEQKLLKVVPAEFKLNVHHWLILHGRYTCVARKPRCNSCIIEDLCEYKDKTDS; the protein is encoded by the coding sequence ATGAACAAGCAAAAGCGTATAGAGATTTTAACCCGTTTACGTGATGCTAATCCTAACCCTACCACGGAATTAGAATATAGCTCACCCTTTGAGCTATTAATCGCTGTGCTCTTGTCTGCTCAAGCAACCGATGTTGGTGTAAATAAAGCTACTAAGCATTTATTCCCTATCGCCCGCACCCCTCAAGCTATGTTAGATTTAGGTGTTGATGGGCTAAAAGAATATATTAAAACGATAGGCTTATTTAATACTAAAGCCGAAAACACTATTAAAACCTGCCGTATGCTGGTTAACTTACACCAAGGCCAAGTGCCCGAAGACAGGGCTGCGCTAGAAGCCTTACCGGGTGTGGGCAGAAAAACAGCTAACGTGGTGCTAAATACAGCTTTTGGCTGGCCAACCATAGCGGTAGATACCCATATATTTAGAGTATCTAATCGAACAAAACTGGCTACAGGTAAAAATGTCGATGAAGTGGAGCAAAAACTATTAAAAGTGGTGCCCGCTGAATTTAAATTAAATGTCCATCATTGGCTAATCTTGCATGGCCGCTATACCTGCGTGGCGCGTAAGCCGCGCTGTAATAGCTGCATTATCGAAGATCTTTGTGAATATAAAGATAAAACCGACTCTTAA
- the gloA gene encoding lactoylglutathione lyase, with amino-acid sequence MRMLHTMLRVGNLDKSIAFYTEVLGMRLLRQSDNTEYRYTLAFVGYGDESEHTVLELTYNWDTDSYDLGNAYGHIAIEVEDIYQACDKIRAKGGVISREPGPVKGGTTKIAFVRDPDNYAIELIEKKDSYDTL; translated from the coding sequence ATGCGTATGTTACATACCATGCTACGCGTGGGAAATTTAGACAAGTCGATCGCTTTTTACACTGAGGTGTTAGGCATGCGCTTATTACGCCAATCAGACAATACAGAATACCGTTACACCCTAGCCTTTGTCGGCTATGGCGATGAGTCTGAGCACACAGTATTAGAGCTTACCTATAACTGGGATACCGACAGCTACGACTTAGGTAATGCCTATGGCCATATTGCGATAGAAGTAGAGGATATTTATCAAGCTTGTGACAAAATCAGAGCTAAAGGCGGAGTTATAAGCCGTGAGCCTGGGCCAGTTAAAGGCGGCACAACTAAAATTGCCTTTGTCCGTGATCCTGATAATTACGCTATAGAGTTAATTGAGAAAAAAGACAGCTACGATACGCTGTAA
- the rsxG gene encoding electron transport complex subunit RsxG has protein sequence MIKAISHNALSLAVVAAVCVAILSIVNLLTAPKIAEQALASKLAVLQEVLPGISVDHVLLSDCRQVVSLEFLGRETAQNIYRWRQQDKVAAFLVESTAPDGYSGNIDLIVAVTPEGLVLGSRVVNHQETPGLGDKVESRRSNWIFSLSDKTVTAENAAFWAVRKDGGQFDQFTGATITPRAVVTAVRKAALYVLQHPELASLPANCEVAE, from the coding sequence ATGATTAAAGCTATCAGTCATAATGCGCTATCGCTTGCTGTAGTGGCAGCGGTTTGTGTCGCTATCCTAAGTATTGTAAACCTATTAACAGCACCCAAAATTGCCGAGCAAGCTTTAGCCAGTAAGTTAGCAGTACTGCAAGAAGTACTGCCAGGCATAAGTGTTGACCATGTCCTACTATCTGATTGTCGCCAAGTGGTATCTTTAGAGTTTTTAGGCCGAGAGACAGCACAAAATATCTATCGCTGGCGGCAACAAGATAAGGTTGCTGCTTTCTTAGTCGAATCAACAGCACCTGATGGTTATAGTGGCAATATAGATTTAATTGTTGCGGTGACGCCAGAGGGGCTAGTACTTGGCTCTCGGGTTGTTAACCACCAAGAAACCCCAGGTTTGGGTGATAAAGTGGAATCTAGACGCTCTAACTGGATTTTTAGTTTAAGTGATAAAACAGTTACAGCAGAAAACGCCGCTTTTTGGGCCGTACGTAAAGATGGTGGCCAGTTTGATCAATTTACTGGTGCTACTATTACGCCGCGAGCTGTTGTCACTGCAGTAAGAAAAGCAGCACTATACGTACTACAGCATCCAGAACTGGCTAGTTTGCCTGCTAATTGCGAGGTTGCAGAATGA
- a CDS encoding GGDEF domain-containing protein, with amino-acid sequence MFVLVQFTQQQLENTEQSAQRVVDQILVHHLSGDGKIISRQLERSFALTTLHVSQLDGVVLHEQSQTDKRPALAQFILNAFGVEQKSQTVKNAEQNIIVNFQLNQSDTLKQFQNTLLLLFIAPFILGWLPALIGKNGISRSYRRATAAVNQLIDSFTDKTNITETDWSKIPHEFAEIKVSLKKLEGHTDSQFQAITLKAEDIAEQAYKDSVTGLPNRNRFLQFFEDNIYNSKNKEFGVFAITRCTELQTINQSRGYQEGDSYIREVADIIKKQAGSYVDHKIYRLNSSDFAILLPRITPKEAEHFALQLQSRFNEYQKLSELDSVAYTGLVSYDANKALGELLAIADTSISLAQTKQSNAWHIQKESSGLEMSRGNGYGNQNWRNVIDDVLTNNRISLLVQLIQPATRSSRTYSEILVRFKTQEDQILPTASFLAMAEKLDKIIEIDRLIIETALSEIKHKNLQDQYFGINLSARSVHDDQFCIWLERRLLKDANIASKLIFEVTEFGMQQSFKTSKRFIDMVHRAGSRITVERFGVGITSFKFFRDLKPDYIKMDGSYTRRIDEDKNNQYFMRLMIDLAHRIGVGVFAENVETQEEKHMLESLFIDGNQGYYIGKPTPL; translated from the coding sequence ATGTTTGTTTTAGTCCAATTTACCCAACAACAATTAGAAAACACAGAGCAAAGTGCCCAAAGAGTAGTTGATCAGATTTTAGTTCATCATTTAAGTGGTGACGGTAAAATAATTAGTCGCCAACTAGAGCGAAGCTTTGCATTAACGACTTTGCATGTTAGCCAACTTGACGGTGTAGTTTTACACGAACAGAGTCAAACGGATAAGCGCCCCGCTTTAGCGCAATTTATTTTAAATGCTTTTGGGGTTGAACAAAAAAGTCAAACTGTTAAAAATGCTGAACAAAATATAATCGTTAATTTTCAATTAAATCAATCTGATACTCTCAAGCAGTTTCAAAATACCTTACTGTTATTATTTATAGCCCCTTTTATTTTAGGCTGGCTTCCGGCATTAATTGGTAAAAATGGTATTAGTCGCAGTTATCGCCGTGCTACAGCTGCTGTTAATCAACTTATTGATAGCTTTACAGATAAGACTAACATTACAGAAACAGACTGGAGTAAGATCCCACATGAGTTTGCTGAAATAAAAGTTAGCCTTAAAAAACTTGAAGGCCATACCGACAGTCAATTTCAAGCTATCACCCTAAAAGCTGAAGATATAGCTGAACAAGCTTATAAAGATTCAGTCACAGGATTACCAAATCGCAACCGTTTTTTACAATTTTTTGAAGACAATATATATAACTCAAAAAATAAAGAGTTTGGTGTCTTTGCCATAACTCGCTGTACTGAGCTACAAACAATAAATCAATCTCGGGGTTATCAAGAAGGTGATAGCTATATTCGTGAAGTTGCAGACATCATCAAAAAGCAAGCCGGCTCTTATGTTGACCATAAAATCTACCGGTTAAACAGTTCTGACTTTGCAATTTTATTACCAAGAATTACGCCTAAAGAAGCTGAACATTTTGCGCTGCAGTTGCAAAGCCGTTTTAATGAATATCAAAAACTGTCTGAATTAGATTCTGTGGCTTATACCGGTTTAGTAAGTTATGACGCTAATAAAGCCTTAGGTGAATTACTTGCCATTGCAGACACTTCCATCAGTTTAGCCCAAACTAAACAAAGTAATGCTTGGCATATCCAAAAAGAGTCATCTGGCTTAGAAATGTCTCGAGGTAACGGTTACGGTAACCAAAACTGGCGTAATGTTATTGATGATGTTCTTACAAATAATCGCATCAGTTTATTAGTGCAGCTTATTCAACCCGCTACGCGCTCATCAAGAACCTACTCTGAAATATTAGTTCGTTTTAAAACCCAAGAAGATCAAATTCTACCTACAGCTTCATTTTTAGCTATGGCCGAAAAGTTAGATAAGATTATTGAAATTGATCGCTTAATCATTGAAACAGCCCTAAGTGAAATAAAACATAAAAACTTACAAGACCAATATTTTGGTATTAACTTATCGGCGCGTAGTGTGCATGATGATCAATTTTGTATTTGGCTAGAACGGCGTTTATTAAAAGATGCCAATATAGCATCTAAGTTAATCTTTGAAGTCACTGAGTTTGGTATGCAACAAAGCTTCAAAACCAGTAAACGCTTTATTGATATGGTACACAGAGCAGGTTCACGTATTACAGTAGAGCGGTTTGGCGTCGGTATTACATCTTTTAAATTCTTCCGTGATTTAAAGCCCGATTACATCAAAATGGATGGCAGCTATACCCGCAGAATTGATGAAGATAAAAATAACCAATACTTTATGCGCTTAATGATTGATCTTGCACACCGCATCGGTGTGGGTGTTTTCGCTGAGAACGTAGAGACTCAAGAAGAAAAGCATATGTTGGAATCATTATTCATCGATGGTAATCAGGGCTATTACATAGGTAAGCCTACACCGCTTTAA
- the rsxB gene encoding electron transport complex subunit RsxB: MSILTALLAIGLLALVFGAVLGFAAFRFKVEGDPLVDQIDDLLPQTQCGQCGYPGCRPYAEAIANGDEINKCPPGGESTIRNLADLMGVEAKPLNAAQEPSIKRVAYIREDECIGCTKCIQACPVDAILGASKLMHTVIVDECTGCDLCVEPCPVDCIDMIPVAETTQRWKWDLEAIPVRIVEP, encoded by the coding sequence ATGAGTATTTTAACGGCTTTACTCGCCATTGGCCTTTTAGCCTTAGTTTTTGGTGCAGTTTTGGGTTTTGCTGCTTTTCGCTTTAAAGTGGAAGGTGATCCGCTAGTTGATCAAATTGACGACCTTTTACCACAAACCCAATGTGGGCAATGTGGCTATCCCGGCTGTCGACCTTATGCAGAAGCTATTGCTAATGGTGATGAAATTAATAAGTGCCCACCAGGTGGCGAAAGCACTATTCGTAATTTAGCAGATTTAATGGGTGTTGAAGCGAAACCTTTAAACGCTGCTCAAGAGCCTTCTATTAAGCGTGTAGCTTATATTCGTGAAGATGAATGCATAGGCTGCACCAAGTGCATCCAAGCCTGTCCAGTAGATGCTATTCTTGGGGCATCTAAGTTAATGCACACTGTCATAGTGGATGAATGTACTGGCTGCGATCTTTGTGTTGAGCCTTGTCCGGTTGATTGCATAGATATGATACCTGTTGCTGAAACCACCCAACGCTGGAAATGGGATTTAGAAGCAATACCCGTTCGCATAGTGGAGCCTTAA
- the rsxA gene encoding electron transport complex subunit RsxA has product MSEFLLLLVSTVLVNNFVLVKFLGLCPFMGVSSKLETAIGMSLATTFVLTLASLCSYLVDHYLLAPLDLLYLRTLSFILVIAVVVQFTEMVVHKSSPTLYRLLGIFLPLITTNCAVLGVALLNVNARHNFINSVVYGFGAAVGFSLVLILFAAMRERLAAADVPTPFKGAAIGMVTAGLMSLAFMGFTGLVKVA; this is encoded by the coding sequence ATGAGCGAATTTTTACTGTTACTTGTTAGTACAGTGCTAGTAAATAACTTTGTCTTAGTTAAATTTCTTGGCTTATGCCCTTTTATGGGGGTATCAAGTAAGTTAGAAACAGCTATTGGTATGTCATTAGCGACAACTTTTGTTTTGACGCTTGCTTCGTTATGCAGCTATTTAGTAGACCATTATTTATTAGCACCTTTAGATTTACTGTACTTGCGTACTTTAAGCTTTATTTTAGTTATCGCTGTTGTAGTGCAGTTTACTGAGATGGTTGTGCATAAATCTAGCCCAACGCTATACCGGCTTTTAGGTATATTTTTGCCGCTAATTACTACTAATTGCGCGGTATTAGGCGTGGCACTGCTAAATGTAAATGCACGCCATAACTTTATTAACTCTGTAGTCTATGGTTTTGGCGCTGCAGTCGGGTTCTCATTAGTGTTAATTTTATTTGCTGCTATGCGTGAACGTTTAGCAGCAGCTGATGTACCTACCCCTTTTAAAGGTGCGGCTATTGGTATGGTCACCGCAGGCTTAATGTCACTTGCCTTTATGGGCTTTACCGGTTTGGTTAAAGTAGCATGA